Proteins from a genomic interval of Aureimonas sp. AU20:
- a CDS encoding MurR/RpiR family transcriptional regulator, which produces MRPGGPRPAGAAPGFDVIARLRRLAEGGTKMEKRLAAFVLDNARLASTGTIAEIAERCGTSEPTVTRFARALGCAGTADFKFRLAQALARGEAYLGAATTGEPGGERTQALDTIYDGAVSALARLRTGLDAAVVERMALRLANSRRILAFGSGGTSSMMARELENRLFRLGLDIRAETDGQMQRMLASVAGPGTVVLALSVSGQGRSVVEAAAIARGYGAETLAITAPGSPLAASADAALHLPACEDGNLYKPSSGRYAFLALVDILALATAEAIGPRLFEGLRRIRQNLNTHAAPDPALPIGD; this is translated from the coding sequence GTGAGGCCGGGCGGGCCGCGCCCCGCCGGGGCCGCACCCGGCTTCGACGTCATCGCTCGCCTGCGCCGTCTGGCGGAGGGCGGCACCAAGATGGAGAAGCGCCTTGCGGCCTTCGTGCTCGACAACGCGCGCCTCGCCTCCACCGGCACGATCGCCGAGATCGCCGAGCGCTGCGGCACGTCAGAGCCGACCGTCACGCGCTTTGCCCGCGCGCTCGGCTGCGCCGGCACGGCCGATTTCAAGTTTCGGCTGGCGCAGGCGCTGGCGCGCGGCGAGGCCTATCTCGGCGCCGCCACCACCGGCGAGCCGGGCGGCGAGCGCACGCAGGCGCTGGACACGATCTATGACGGCGCGGTCAGCGCCCTCGCCCGCCTTCGCACCGGGCTCGACGCGGCGGTTGTCGAGCGCATGGCGCTGCGCCTTGCCAACAGCCGCCGCATCCTTGCCTTCGGCTCGGGCGGCACGTCCTCCATGATGGCGCGCGAACTGGAGAATCGCTTGTTTCGCTTGGGGCTCGACATCCGGGCCGAGACGGACGGGCAGATGCAGCGCATGCTGGCGAGCGTCGCCGGGCCCGGCACGGTGGTTCTGGCCCTTTCCGTGTCCGGCCAGGGGCGCAGCGTCGTGGAAGCGGCCGCGATCGCGCGCGGCTACGGCGCCGAAACGCTGGCGATCACCGCGCCCGGCTCGCCGCTGGCGGCAAGCGCCGACGCGGCGCTGCATCTTCCCGCCTGCGAGGACGGCAATCTCTACAAGCCGAGTTCGGGCCGCTATGCCTTTCTGGCGCTGGTCGACATCCTGGCGCTCGCGACAGCCGAGGCGATCGGCCCGCGCCTGTTCGAAGGGCTGCGCCGCATCCGCCAGAATCTCAACACCCATGCCGCGCCCGACCCGGCCCTGCCGATCGGCGACTGA
- a CDS encoding D-TA family PLP-dependent enzyme — MTLDDIDTPAVLIDLAKAEANLKRAQDYADQNGLTLRPHIKTHKLVRFARRQVELGAAGITCQKIGEAEVMADGGLTDILLPYNILGASKLERLKALARRVTLKVTADSAETVEGYSAAFAGEAEPLTVLVECDTGGGRCGVQSAAEAMALAKTISAAKGLRFGGLMTYPAKGGTEASNRWLAEARRLLEAAGLSPTVVTTGGTPDLWRAAEVSAANEYRPGTYIYLDRFQVAEGVGTVDECALTVLATVVSRPTETRAILDTGSKALTSDLLGMEGFGLVLEYPDAKLVSLSEEHGTLDLTNSAAKPKVGERVRILPNHCCPVTNLFDEVVLVHPGGEVEIAPVDARGRLR, encoded by the coding sequence ATGACCCTCGACGACATCGACACGCCCGCCGTCCTGATCGACCTCGCCAAGGCCGAGGCGAACCTGAAGCGCGCGCAGGACTATGCCGATCAAAACGGCCTGACGCTGCGCCCGCATATCAAGACGCACAAGCTGGTGCGCTTTGCCCGGCGGCAGGTGGAACTGGGAGCGGCCGGCATCACCTGTCAGAAGATCGGCGAGGCCGAGGTCATGGCCGATGGCGGCCTCACCGACATTCTCCTGCCCTACAACATTCTTGGCGCCTCGAAGCTAGAACGGCTGAAGGCGCTGGCCCGGCGTGTCACGCTGAAGGTGACAGCCGACAGCGCCGAAACCGTCGAGGGGTATTCCGCCGCCTTCGCCGGCGAGGCCGAGCCGTTGACGGTTTTGGTGGAATGCGACACGGGCGGCGGGCGTTGCGGCGTGCAGAGCGCGGCCGAGGCCATGGCCTTGGCCAAGACGATCAGTGCTGCAAAGGGCCTTCGCTTCGGAGGCCTGATGACCTACCCCGCCAAGGGCGGCACGGAGGCGAGCAATCGCTGGCTGGCCGAGGCGCGGCGCCTTCTGGAGGCGGCGGGGCTTTCGCCCACAGTCGTGACGACGGGCGGCACGCCCGATCTCTGGCGAGCGGCCGAGGTGAGCGCGGCCAACGAATATCGCCCCGGCACCTATATCTATCTCGACCGGTTCCAGGTGGCGGAGGGTGTCGGCACGGTGGACGAGTGCGCGCTCACCGTGCTCGCCACCGTCGTCTCGCGCCCGACCGAGACCCGCGCCATTCTCGACACCGGCTCCAAGGCGCTGACCTCCGACCTTCTCGGCATGGAAGGCTTTGGTCTGGTTCTCGAATATCCCGATGCCAAGCTCGTTTCGCTTTCCGAAGAGCACGGGACGCTGGACCTCACCAACAGCGCGGCCAAGCCCAAGGTCGGCGAGCGCGTGCGCATCCTGCCCAACCATTGCTGCCCCGTCACCAATCTCTTCGACGAGGTCGTGCTCGTTCATCCCGGCGGCGAGGTCGAGATCGCCCCGGTCGACGCGCGCGGCCGCCTTCGATGA
- a CDS encoding cytochrome c oxidase assembly protein, translated as MTHSSIPYCGLAPAPADLLLAWNLDPVLLALLCLGLALGWRHLGRTENPGRARRFHALAFAVVFLAFVSPLCALSSALFSARVAHHLLLIALAAPLLALAWPGRRASLPGLCALALLHVVLVWVWHAPAPYAAALSSDALYWLMELTLLGSGVLLWRALLAPGAPLARVLLVHLCIVAQMGLLGALITFAPAPLYAPHVLTTEAFGLSALEDQQLAGLLMWVPANLPYLLAALLALGLHLRTEERAA; from the coding sequence ATGACGCACAGTTCCATCCCTTATTGCGGCTTAGCCCCGGCTCCGGCCGATCTTCTTCTCGCCTGGAATCTCGACCCGGTCTTGCTGGCGCTCCTGTGTCTTGGCCTGGCGCTCGGCTGGCGGCATCTCGGCCGCACGGAGAATCCGGGCCGGGCGCGGCGCTTCCACGCGCTCGCCTTCGCCGTCGTGTTTCTCGCCTTCGTCTCGCCGCTCTGCGCGCTGTCCTCGGCGCTGTTCTCGGCGCGCGTCGCCCATCATCTCCTGTTGATCGCCCTTGCCGCGCCGCTTCTGGCGCTGGCCTGGCCGGGGCGACGCGCTTCGCTGCCGGGCCTCTGCGCGCTGGCGCTTCTCCATGTGGTTCTGGTCTGGGTCTGGCATGCGCCCGCGCCCTATGCGGCGGCACTGTCCAGCGACGCGCTCTATTGGCTCATGGAGCTGACGCTGCTCGGCTCCGGCGTGCTTCTCTGGCGCGCGCTGCTCGCGCCCGGCGCGCCGCTCGCCCGCGTGCTCCTCGTCCATCTCTGCATCGTAGCGCAGATGGGCCTCCTCGGCGCGCTCATCACCTTCGCCCCCGCTCCGCTCTACGCCCCGCATGTCCTGACGACCGAGGCTTTCGGACTTTCGGCGCTGGAGGACCAGCAGCTCGCCGGGCTCCTCATGTGGGTGCCGGCGAACCTGCCCTATCTCCTGGCCGCCCTGCTGGCGCTCGGGCTCCATCTTCGCACCGAGGAGCGCGCGGCTTGA
- a CDS encoding CopD family protein, whose translation MILVWMKSLHIAALVVWCGGLLLMPILMNQREAAGAGPPLHRLHAFTRFAYIVVVSPAAFLAIGSGTALILMREVFTVWFAVKLLFVGVLTALHVWTGLVILSLFEEGRHFRTWRMVSGLGALSLTLLAILYLVLAKPAIDLALLPEMLHRPGALGELGHHVIRRLTP comes from the coding sequence TTGATTCTCGTCTGGATGAAGAGCCTCCACATCGCCGCCCTGGTGGTCTGGTGCGGCGGGCTGCTGCTCATGCCCATTCTCATGAACCAGCGCGAGGCGGCCGGCGCCGGCCCGCCGCTGCACCGGCTCCATGCCTTCACGCGCTTCGCCTATATCGTCGTGGTCTCGCCGGCCGCCTTTCTCGCCATCGGCTCGGGCACGGCGCTGATCCTGATGCGCGAGGTCTTCACCGTCTGGTTCGCGGTGAAGCTGCTCTTCGTCGGCGTGCTCACGGCGCTCCATGTCTGGACCGGGCTGGTGATCCTGTCGCTCTTCGAGGAGGGCCGGCATTTTCGAACCTGGCGCATGGTCTCGGGGCTCGGCGCGCTGTCGCTGACGCTGCTCGCCATTCTCTATCTGGTTCTGGCCAAGCCCGCGATCGATCTCGCCCTTCTGCCGGAGATGCTGCATCGGCCCGGCGCGTTGGGCGAGCTCGGGCACCACGTCATTCGTCGTCTGACACCATGA
- a CDS encoding DUF2231 domain-containing protein, with amino-acid sequence MSQANSSSGAGVSPVISKVAEKDISSAIAVAGHPIHAMAVHFPIALAIATLGCDVFYWWSADPFWVRCSLWAAGFAFLTGVAAGVVGTMELIFVPGIRARAASWTHAIAAMSLISVLGMNWGLRLTQPEAVLPLGLFLSVLGGGLTGLAGWHGGKLILHHGVGIMVSDDE; translated from the coding sequence ATGAGCCAAGCGAACTCCTCTTCCGGCGCCGGCGTCAGCCCGGTCATCAGCAAGGTGGCGGAAAAGGACATTTCCTCGGCCATCGCCGTCGCCGGCCATCCCATCCACGCCATGGCCGTGCATTTCCCGATCGCGCTCGCCATCGCGACGCTCGGCTGCGACGTGTTCTACTGGTGGTCGGCTGATCCGTTCTGGGTGCGATGCAGCCTCTGGGCGGCGGGCTTCGCCTTCCTGACGGGCGTCGCGGCCGGCGTGGTCGGCACGATGGAGCTGATCTTCGTGCCCGGCATTCGCGCGCGGGCGGCGAGCTGGACGCACGCCATCGCCGCCATGTCCCTGATCTCGGTGCTCGGCATGAACTGGGGCCTGCGGCTGACGCAGCCCGAGGCCGTGCTGCCGCTCGGCCTGTTCCTTTCGGTTCTCGGCGGCGGGCTCACGGGGCTGGCGGGCTGGCATGGCGGCAAGCTGATCCTGCATCATGGCGTCGGCATCATGGTGTCAGACGACGAATGA
- the coxB gene encoding cytochrome c oxidase subunit II, producing MAHVVTSASGRKGRVLAPAFASLGLSGCAGKLSILDPAGPAAQSTALLWWVMFAGALAIMALVLGLVGFAFLKPGWGRDIPPRRWLVWGGLAFPGVVLSALLVFALATGERLLAHPGRPGLVRVEALPHQWAWEFRYPGQSGSTSGVLHLPAGQPVDVAVIGTDVIHAFWVPRLAGKIDAIPGHVNVIRLQADRPGTYGGVCAEFCGVGHAEMSFSVLAHPPESYGAALAAALSLATTAQPEPQETQP from the coding sequence TTGGCTCATGTCGTGACCTCGGCCTCGGGGCGGAAAGGGCGCGTCCTCGCGCCGGCTTTCGCTTCACTTGGGCTTTCCGGCTGCGCCGGCAAGCTGTCGATCCTCGACCCCGCCGGTCCCGCCGCCCAGTCCACCGCCCTTCTCTGGTGGGTCATGTTCGCCGGAGCCCTGGCCATCATGGCTCTGGTGCTGGGTCTCGTCGGCTTCGCCTTCCTCAAGCCCGGCTGGGGCCGCGACATCCCGCCCCGTCGCTGGCTGGTCTGGGGCGGTCTCGCCTTTCCCGGCGTCGTGCTGAGCGCGCTTCTCGTCTTCGCGCTGGCGACCGGCGAGCGGCTTCTCGCCCATCCCGGCCGGCCGGGCCTCGTGAGGGTGGAGGCGCTACCGCATCAATGGGCCTGGGAGTTCCGCTATCCCGGCCAGAGCGGCTCGACGTCGGGGGTCCTGCACCTGCCCGCCGGCCAGCCGGTGGATGTCGCGGTGATCGGAACCGACGTCATCCATGCCTTCTGGGTGCCGCGCCTCGCAGGCAAGATCGACGCCATTCCCGGCCACGTGAATGTGATCCGCCTCCAGGCCGACCGGCCTGGCACCTATGGCGGCGTCTGCGCGGAGTTCTGCGGCGTCGGCCATGCCGAGATGAGCTTTTCCGTCCTCGCCCATCCGCCGGAAAGCTACGGCGCGGCCCTGGCCGCAGCCCTTTCGCTGGCAACAACCGCTCAGCCAGAACCTCAGGAGACCCAGCCTTGA
- the ctaD gene encoding cytochrome c oxidase subunit I, with the protein MSETRAASTPLSPVALHQGLDRIWSTPKGWGRLSAVNHTVIGRRFIIAAFIFFAIGGLLAMLIRAQLATPHSGFVGPALYNQIFTMHGTVMMFLFAIPMFEGVAMYFLPKMLGARDLAFPRLSALGFWCYVFGGSILIVALLTGYAPDSGWFMYTPLSSGKHSPGINADVWLLGITFVEISAMGAAIELTVSILKLRAPGMSLARMPLFAWYILVTAGMMLVGFPPLILGSILLELERAFDLPFFDPARGGDPLLWQHLFWLFGHPEVYIIFLPAAGVISTILPVLVGRPILGYSWIVVAVTAMGFLSFGLWVHHMFTVGIPHLAQGFFSAASVLVAVPTGIQIFLWIGTMMAGRPKLTVPMLYLLGFFFVFVCGGLTGVMLAIVPFDWQVHDTQFVVAHMHYVLVGGFIFPMLAAAYYWLPHFTGRQPLYNVGTLAFWLIFIGFNATFLIMHLTGLYGMPRRYYTYEAGYGWGALNLVSSIGGFVMTMGFALFAVDMLFQFRLGRIAPRNPWRAGTLEWATATPPPSYAFASLPDVTSRDPLHERPDLGQELAAGGGYLAEPRNGWQETLVVSMNSATPQSIAILPRPTFLPLATAAAIGLFVLSLLFKLYWAAAFLPIAVLALCLAWTPASGAKADLGPVPAGRGLGLPVHFEVERPLSWWAMVFLLLANGTIFASLVFGTLFLWLVAPNWPPPGGLDLSQGRLLLIGSLVVVAALAARLAQRPLGQTGRPSLPLLVGTLAAEALAAGLTLATLFDVPTPTGHATFATVCALLAYVALHAVLGVVFAGFAIWRVMAGYVSARRSADLGIGSLWHDYTAVSGLLALLLVAALPFLLPLRGSVG; encoded by the coding sequence TTGAGCGAGACCCGCGCCGCCTCGACGCCCCTCTCGCCCGTCGCCCTGCATCAGGGGCTGGACCGCATCTGGAGCACGCCGAAGGGCTGGGGTCGGCTGTCGGCGGTGAACCACACGGTGATCGGCCGGCGCTTCATCATCGCCGCCTTCATCTTCTTCGCCATCGGTGGCCTGCTCGCCATGCTGATCCGCGCCCAGCTCGCCACGCCGCACAGCGGCTTCGTCGGGCCGGCGCTCTACAACCAGATATTCACCATGCACGGCACGGTGATGATGTTCCTCTTCGCCATCCCGATGTTCGAGGGCGTGGCGATGTATTTCCTGCCCAAGATGCTGGGCGCGCGCGACCTTGCCTTTCCCCGCCTCTCGGCGCTCGGCTTCTGGTGCTACGTCTTCGGCGGGTCGATCCTGATCGTAGCGCTCCTGACGGGCTATGCCCCCGATTCCGGCTGGTTCATGTACACGCCGCTGTCTTCGGGCAAGCATTCGCCGGGCATCAATGCCGATGTCTGGCTGCTCGGCATCACCTTCGTCGAGATTTCCGCCATGGGCGCGGCGATCGAGCTGACCGTCTCGATCCTGAAGCTGCGCGCGCCGGGCATGAGTCTCGCCCGCATGCCGCTCTTCGCCTGGTACATCCTCGTCACCGCCGGCATGATGCTGGTCGGCTTTCCCCCGCTCATCCTCGGCTCCATCCTCCTGGAGCTGGAGCGCGCCTTCGACCTGCCCTTCTTCGACCCCGCGCGCGGCGGCGATCCGCTTCTCTGGCAGCATCTCTTCTGGCTGTTCGGGCACCCGGAGGTCTACATCATCTTCCTGCCGGCGGCGGGCGTCATCTCCACCATCCTGCCGGTTCTCGTCGGCCGGCCGATCCTGGGCTATTCCTGGATCGTCGTGGCGGTGACGGCCATGGGCTTCCTGTCCTTCGGCCTCTGGGTCCACCACATGTTCACGGTGGGCATCCCGCATCTGGCGCAGGGCTTCTTCTCGGCCGCCAGCGTCCTCGTCGCCGTGCCGACCGGCATCCAGATCTTTCTCTGGATCGGAACGATGATGGCGGGCCGGCCAAAGCTCACCGTGCCGATGCTCTATCTCCTCGGCTTCTTCTTCGTCTTCGTCTGCGGCGGCCTCACCGGCGTCATGCTCGCCATCGTGCCCTTCGACTGGCAGGTCCACGACACGCAATTCGTCGTGGCGCACATGCATTACGTGCTGGTCGGCGGCTTCATCTTCCCCATGCTCGCAGCCGCCTATTACTGGTTGCCGCATTTCACCGGCCGCCAGCCGCTCTACAATGTCGGCACGCTGGCCTTCTGGCTGATCTTCATCGGCTTCAACGCCACCTTCCTGATCATGCACCTGACGGGGCTCTACGGCATGCCCCGGCGCTACTACACCTATGAGGCGGGCTACGGTTGGGGGGCGCTGAACCTCGTTTCCTCGATCGGCGGCTTCGTCATGACCATGGGCTTCGCGCTCTTTGCGGTGGACATGCTGTTCCAGTTCCGTCTCGGCCGGATCGCGCCGCGCAACCCCTGGCGTGCGGGCACGCTGGAATGGGCCACCGCGACGCCGCCGCCCTCCTACGCCTTCGCCTCGCTGCCCGACGTCACCTCGCGCGATCCGCTGCACGAGCGGCCCGATCTCGGACAGGAGCTGGCCGCGGGTGGTGGCTACCTCGCCGAGCCGCGCAACGGCTGGCAGGAAACGCTGGTGGTCTCGATGAACTCGGCGACGCCCCAGTCCATCGCCATCCTGCCCCGCCCGACCTTCCTGCCGCTCGCCACGGCGGCGGCGATCGGGCTTTTCGTCCTGTCGCTCCTGTTCAAGCTCTATTGGGCAGCCGCATTCCTGCCGATCGCGGTGCTCGCACTGTGCCTCGCTTGGACGCCGGCCTCCGGCGCGAAGGCCGATCTCGGCCCGGTGCCGGCCGGACGGGGCCTAGGCCTTCCCGTGCATTTCGAGGTGGAGCGACCGCTTTCCTGGTGGGCCATGGTGTTCCTGCTTCTGGCCAATGGCACGATCTTCGCCTCGCTCGTCTTCGGCACCCTATTTCTCTGGCTGGTCGCGCCGAACTGGCCGCCGCCGGGCGGGCTCGACCTTTCGCAGGGACGCCTCCTCCTGATCGGCTCGTTGGTGGTGGTCGCCGCGCTCGCCGCCCGGCTGGCGCAGCGCCCGCTTGGGCAGACGGGTCGGCCTTCGCTCCCGCTGCTGGTCGGCACGCTCGCGGCCGAGGCTCTGGCCGCCGGGCTGACGCTCGCCACACTGTTCGACGTGCCGACGCCGACGGGCCACGCGACCTTCGCCACGGTCTGCGCGCTGCTGGCCTATGTCGCGCTGCATGCAGTGCTGGGCGTGGTGTTCGCGGGCTTTGCCATCTGGCGGGTGATGGCGGGCTATGTCTCTGCCCGGCGCAGCGCCGATCTCGGCATCGGCTCACTGTGGCACGACTACACGGCGGTGTCCGGCCTCCTGGCGCTGCTTCTCGTCGCCGCCCTGCCCTTTCTCCTGCCGCTGCGGGGGAGTGTGGGATGA
- the tal gene encoding transaldolase, whose protein sequence is MASKLDQLREMTTVVADTGDIEAVRELRPVDCTTNPTIVLKALGTPMFDDAFAEALSWGQSKGGSGKDVANAVADRLAVSVGAALAELVPGRVSTEVDADLSFDVEGSVKRARHIIEDYKARGVDREKILIKLASTWEGIRAAEILQKEGIDCNLTLIFSKAQAIACADAGVFLISPFVGRIMDWYAKSTGKTYTPEEDPGVLSVRSIYDYYKSNGIKTVVMGASFRNAGEIEALAGCDRLTISPALLKELSNDQGTLERKLSPDTFTKVDPIKMDERAFRWAMNEDAMATEKLAEGIRSFAKDLRELRGLVAKRLEDNPAAVAAQ, encoded by the coding sequence ATGGCATCCAAGCTCGACCAACTTCGTGAGATGACCACCGTCGTCGCGGACACCGGCGACATCGAGGCGGTCCGCGAGCTTCGCCCGGTGGACTGCACGACCAATCCGACCATCGTCCTCAAGGCGCTCGGCACGCCCATGTTCGACGACGCCTTCGCCGAGGCGCTGAGCTGGGGCCAGTCGAAGGGCGGGTCCGGCAAGGACGTCGCCAACGCGGTGGCCGATCGTCTGGCCGTCTCGGTCGGCGCGGCGCTCGCCGAACTCGTGCCCGGCCGCGTGTCGACCGAAGTCGACGCCGATCTGTCCTTCGACGTGGAAGGCTCGGTCAAGCGCGCTCGCCACATCATCGAGGACTACAAGGCACGCGGCGTCGACCGCGAAAAGATCCTCATCAAGCTCGCCTCCACCTGGGAAGGCATCCGGGCCGCCGAGATCCTCCAGAAGGAAGGGATCGACTGCAACCTGACGCTGATCTTCTCCAAGGCCCAGGCCATCGCCTGCGCCGATGCCGGCGTGTTCCTGATCTCGCCCTTCGTCGGCCGCATCATGGACTGGTACGCCAAGTCCACCGGCAAGACCTACACGCCCGAGGAAGATCCCGGCGTCCTGTCGGTTCGCTCAATCTACGACTACTACAAGTCCAACGGCATCAAGACCGTCGTCATGGGCGCCTCGTTCCGCAACGCGGGCGAGATCGAGGCCCTGGCGGGCTGCGACCGGCTGACCATTTCGCCGGCCCTGCTCAAGGAGCTCTCGAACGACCAGGGCACGCTGGAGCGCAAGCTCTCGCCCGATACGTTCACCAAGGTCGATCCGATCAAGATGGATGAGCGCGCCTTCCGCTGGGCGATGAACGAGGACGCGATGGCGACCGAGAAGCTGGCCGAGGGCATCCGCTCCTTCGCCAAGGACCTGCGCGAGCTGCGCGGCCTCGTCGCCAAGCGCCTCGAGGACAACCCGGCGGCAGTCGCCGCGCAGTAA
- a CDS encoding M23 family metallopeptidase, translating to MHHERYAKPDFGNQPPLVADRRRKPDRRQVSARWLAGTLLTGITSTALMGIALSAAHDGRRILVRPAVVGVAAAAVSDLSEKGERVFATPIPIDRNRSTIEVPTLMREGDREVLRTLPFAYASMLLGARHPTTASYPAFDAMNVFADGDEPDETPPAQTGQIYEAKVEADVDVSMESFDFGAPADTFADIGTKEAELLVRAAAPKQDAAPVQVAAIQPFDATRFGGAGSDADEYIPGSAFRVIRENVSVSASEGAGERSARYFEEIVPFREERGIREALQDSGHADADAASARLASLLRRKELDAGEVLRLGLEPDGQGSRIVRLSAYRGTSHLATVGLDDHGEFTEAPEPALSRSVAEAFDENATEAPLRQSMPTVYDGIYQAGLAYGLDNRLCQRLIRILAADVDYQARLDREDRLTVLYSLEEGEQTATDESQILYVEAKFGGETKRYYRFFTPDDGQADYYDEEGRSSKQFLLRNPVPNGRFTSPFGSRRHPILGYARMHWGVDWAAPRGTPILASGSGVVERAGWSTGNGQQTLIKHANGYETSYSHQSQIAKGVVAGARVRQGQIIGYVGSTGLSTGNHLHYEVSVNGTRVDPMRIRLPNGRQLSGPQLEAFAKERQRIENILKESSEEMHVAGR from the coding sequence ATGCACCACGAACGTTACGCCAAACCGGACTTCGGCAACCAACCCCCACTGGTCGCGGACCGCCGGCGCAAGCCCGATCGGCGCCAAGTCTCGGCGCGCTGGCTGGCGGGCACGCTGCTCACCGGAATCACCTCCACCGCGCTCATGGGGATCGCCCTGTCGGCGGCCCATGACGGGCGCCGCATCCTGGTGCGCCCGGCCGTGGTCGGCGTCGCGGCGGCGGCCGTCAGCGACCTGTCGGAAAAGGGCGAGCGCGTCTTCGCGACCCCGATCCCGATCGATCGCAACCGCTCCACGATCGAAGTGCCGACCCTGATGCGCGAGGGCGACCGCGAGGTGCTGCGCACCCTGCCCTTCGCCTATGCCTCCATGCTGCTCGGGGCGCGCCACCCCACCACCGCCTCCTATCCCGCCTTCGACGCGATGAACGTCTTTGCCGACGGCGACGAGCCGGACGAAACGCCCCCCGCCCAGACCGGCCAGATCTACGAGGCCAAGGTCGAGGCCGACGTGGACGTGTCGATGGAGTCCTTCGACTTCGGCGCGCCGGCCGACACGTTCGCCGACATCGGCACCAAGGAGGCCGAGCTTCTGGTGCGCGCCGCCGCGCCCAAGCAGGACGCCGCGCCCGTGCAGGTCGCCGCGATCCAGCCCTTCGACGCCACGCGCTTCGGCGGCGCGGGCTCGGATGCCGACGAATACATTCCCGGCTCCGCCTTCCGCGTCATCCGCGAGAACGTCTCTGTCTCGGCCTCGGAAGGCGCGGGCGAGCGCTCGGCGCGCTATTTCGAGGAGATCGTGCCCTTCCGCGAGGAGCGCGGCATTCGCGAAGCGCTGCAGGATTCAGGCCATGCCGACGCCGACGCGGCCTCCGCCCGCCTCGCCTCCCTCCTGCGCCGCAAGGAGCTGGATGCCGGCGAGGTCCTGCGCCTGGGGTTGGAGCCGGATGGCCAGGGCTCGCGCATCGTGCGCCTGTCGGCCTATCGCGGCACGTCGCATCTGGCGACGGTCGGCCTCGACGATCACGGCGAGTTCACCGAGGCGCCCGAGCCCGCGCTCAGCCGCTCCGTCGCGGAAGCCTTCGACGAGAACGCCACCGAAGCGCCGCTGCGCCAAAGCATGCCCACCGTCTATGACGGCATCTATCAGGCCGGGCTCGCCTATGGGCTCGACAACCGCCTCTGCCAGCGGCTGATCCGCATCCTGGCGGCGGATGTGGACTATCAGGCCCGGCTCGACCGGGAGGATCGCCTCACCGTTCTCTACTCGCTCGAAGAGGGCGAACAGACCGCCACCGACGAGTCGCAGATCCTTTATGTAGAGGCCAAGTTCGGCGGCGAGACCAAGCGCTACTACCGCTTCTTCACGCCCGACGACGGGCAGGCCGACTATTACGACGAGGAGGGCCGCTCCTCGAAGCAGTTCCTCCTGCGCAATCCCGTGCCCAACGGGCGCTTCACCTCCCCCTTCGGCTCGCGCCGCCACCCGATCCTGGGCTATGCCCGCATGCATTGGGGCGTCGACTGGGCGGCGCCGCGCGGCACGCCGATCCTGGCCTCCGGCTCAGGCGTGGTGGAGCGCGCCGGCTGGTCCACCGGCAACGGCCAGCAGACGCTGATCAAGCACGCCAACGGCTACGAAACCTCCTATTCGCACCAGAGCCAGATCGCCAAGGGCGTGGTGGCCGGCGCCAGGGTCCGCCAGGGGCAGATCATCGGCTATGTCGGCTCCACCGGCCTTTCCACCGGCAACCATCTTCACTACGAAGTCAGCGTCAACGGCACGCGCGTCGATCCCATGCGCATCCGCCTGCCGAACGGACGCCAGCTCTCCGGCCCGCAGCTCGAAGCCTTCGCCAAGGAGCGCCAGCGCATCGAGAACATCCTGAAGGAAAGCTCCGAGGAAATGCACGTCGCCGGGCGGTGA